From a single Pirellulales bacterium genomic region:
- the rpmG gene encoding 50S ribosomal protein L33: MGKSKKKAETVFLVCDETGDYNYTLRRKPGGEKLKLSKYSARLRKHTMHSEKKK, translated from the coding sequence GTGGGAAAAAGCAAAAAGAAAGCAGAAACCGTGTTTTTGGTGTGCGACGAGACCGGCGATTACAACTACACCCTGCGGCGCAAGCCCGGCGGCGAAAAATTGAAACTGAGCAAGTACAGCGCTCGGCTGCGCAAGCACACGATGCATTCTGAGAAGAAAAAGTAA